The following proteins are encoded in a genomic region of Hymenobacter siberiensis:
- a CDS encoding LLM class flavin-dependent oxidoreductase encodes MKFGYWMPVFGGWLRNVEDEHMPTDWSYVKQLAQRSEALGYDLTLIAELYLNDIKGSEVASLEAWSTAAALAAVTEQLEIMVAVRPTFHHPALLAKQAANIDLIAPGRLSLNVVSSWWRDEATKYGLHFEQHDDRYARTREWLDVVTNVWKQDHFSYDGKYYQVADNVLQPKPAKAPFLYAGGESEAAKDLISTQCDGYVMHGDSPAQIGARIADMCRRREQKGLPPMKFGVAGYTIVRDNEQDVKKELDRITNVKASAAGYGNYQQWLAGTQLEQQVSLQDYSVSNRGLRTGLTGTSAQIQDRIGEFENVGVDFFLLQASPQLEEMERFSESVIQVLA; translated from the coding sequence ATGAAATTTGGATATTGGATGCCCGTATTTGGCGGTTGGCTGCGCAATGTGGAAGACGAGCACATGCCCACCGACTGGAGCTATGTGAAGCAGCTGGCCCAGCGCAGCGAGGCGCTCGGATACGACCTCACGCTCATTGCCGAGCTGTATCTCAATGATATAAAAGGTTCGGAGGTGGCTTCGCTGGAGGCCTGGAGCACGGCCGCGGCACTGGCGGCCGTAACCGAGCAGCTCGAAATAATGGTGGCCGTGCGGCCGACGTTTCACCACCCCGCGCTGCTGGCCAAGCAGGCGGCCAACATCGACCTGATTGCCCCCGGCCGCCTGTCGCTGAACGTGGTGTCGAGCTGGTGGCGCGATGAGGCCACGAAGTACGGCCTGCATTTTGAGCAGCACGACGACCGGTATGCCCGCACCCGCGAGTGGCTCGATGTGGTGACCAACGTGTGGAAGCAGGACCATTTCAGCTACGACGGCAAGTACTACCAGGTGGCCGATAACGTGCTGCAGCCCAAGCCCGCCAAGGCACCGTTTCTCTACGCCGGGGGCGAATCGGAAGCAGCCAAAGACCTGATTTCGACGCAGTGCGATGGCTACGTGATGCACGGCGACTCGCCCGCGCAAATTGGGGCCCGCATTGCCGACATGTGCCGCCGCCGCGAGCAAAAAGGCCTGCCGCCGATGAAATTCGGGGTGGCGGGCTACACGATTGTGCGCGACAACGAGCAGGACGTGAAAAAGGAGCTTGACCGCATTACCAACGTGAAAGCTTCGGCGGCGGGCTATGGCAACTACCAGCAGTGGCTGGCCGGTACCCAGCTCGAACAGCAGGTTTCGCTACAGGACTACTCGGTATCGAATCGGGGCCTGCGGACGGGCCTCACCGGTACGTCGGCTCAGATTCAGGACCGGATTGGGGAGTTCGAAAACGTGGGAGTCGACTTCTTTTTGCTGCAGGCCAGCCCGCAGCTGGAGGAAATGGAGCGGTTTTCGGAATCTGTTATTCAGGTGCTGGCGTAG
- a CDS encoding ATP-grasp domain-containing protein produces MSSIQKPIGIYFEHPEWFKPLFAELDRRELPYEKIDAAHHLFNPAETESRYSLVVNRMSSSAYLRGHGQGIFHTAGFATHLERIGTRIINGSAATAIETNKARQLSLFESLGLKYPKSFVINHASRAVDAARELQFPIVVKVNIGGSGAGIIRFDTLAGLQAAVEAGQIDLGIDQTALVQEYVTPRGGNIHRVEMLDGKFLYAMKVFTTGESFNLCPAEICQIPEEQSAEFCLTEAPKKGIQVEAFTPPAEVIAAVERIVAAAKIDVGGIEYLIDDRSGEVLFYDINALSNFVADAVNVVGFDPYARFVDYLETQLPVPAASKNQLVTA; encoded by the coding sequence ATGTCATCCATTCAAAAACCTATTGGCATTTATTTCGAGCATCCCGAATGGTTCAAGCCGCTGTTTGCGGAGCTGGACCGGCGGGAGCTGCCCTACGAGAAAATTGATGCCGCGCACCACCTCTTCAACCCGGCTGAAACTGAAAGCCGCTACAGTTTGGTGGTGAACCGGATGAGCTCCTCGGCCTACCTGCGGGGGCACGGGCAGGGTATTTTTCACACCGCCGGCTTTGCCACGCACCTGGAGCGTATCGGGACGCGCATTATCAATGGTTCGGCGGCCACGGCCATCGAAACCAACAAGGCCCGGCAGCTGTCGCTGTTCGAGTCGCTGGGCTTGAAATACCCGAAATCGTTCGTGATTAACCACGCTTCGCGGGCGGTGGATGCGGCCCGCGAGCTGCAATTTCCGATTGTGGTGAAGGTGAATATCGGCGGTAGTGGCGCGGGTATTATTCGCTTCGACACGCTGGCCGGCTTGCAGGCGGCTGTGGAGGCTGGCCAGATTGACCTGGGAATCGACCAGACGGCCCTGGTGCAGGAGTACGTGACGCCGCGCGGCGGTAATATCCACCGCGTCGAGATGCTCGACGGCAAGTTTTTGTACGCCATGAAGGTGTTTACCACCGGCGAAAGCTTCAACCTGTGTCCGGCCGAAATCTGCCAGATTCCGGAGGAGCAGTCGGCCGAGTTCTGCCTGACGGAAGCGCCGAAGAAGGGGATTCAGGTGGAGGCGTTTACGCCGCCAGCCGAGGTAATTGCCGCCGTGGAGCGCATTGTGGCCGCTGCTAAAATCGACGTGGGCGGCATCGAATACCTGATTGATGACCGGAGCGGCGAGGTACTGTTCTACGACATCAACGCCCTGTCCAACTTCGTGGCCGATGCCGTGAATGTGGTGGGATTTGACCCCTACGCCCGTTTCGTGGACTACCTCGAAACGCAGCTGCCAGTGCCGGCGGCCAGCAAAAATCAATTAGTCACTGCTTAA
- a CDS encoding TonB-dependent receptor plug domain-containing protein: MAQSTPVDSTRALNEVTVYGTRLNQVAGQTGRYVTVIPGRTLSQYPVSSLDDLLRLLPAIEMQSRGNFGTQADITLRGSTFNQVLILLDGMRLNDPLTGHFAGYLPITPAEIEQIEVVRGPGAALYGPDAVGGFVNIVTKTFAATHRPDGVEVGGTFMAGEYDLKTTNAGFYGQDKGLRLAGGILNNTASGQLLNLPGGGRNDFKLNTYSLSGAYQISPKFSAAARASFDRRDYNAQNFYTTNAGDRARETTSRDWYQGQLRYDWNARARTELQLVGTSSTDYYLYTPTSAASDHLMHYLNVQGQHQLRLSDKVQLTLGGQADRRSVRSNDRGNHAVWHQGAFAVAGLTPAAGLSLTAALRLDHDQAYGTELLPQLTASQLLGEKLTVRAAVGRAIRAANFTEQYNSAIRPGTVPNGFNVGNPGLAAERTWSYEGGLDFTVCPALTLRGTYFNRYGRNLIDYVATPGSEVQAGTGFTNLNPASTYRYAQNLFAVSTQGLEFEANTRAQLAPGLRLDGSVGYTYTHLNVDGSIVSQYLSNVARQLVSGNLSLVHRRFTASLGGVYKQRAGVPPVGDFTLSSDYVVINGRLDVALLPERLWVVGQAQNLFDAKYSDLLGAQMPGRWLMAGVRLALRR, translated from the coding sequence TTGGCCCAGAGCACTCCGGTCGATAGTACCCGCGCCCTGAATGAGGTGACCGTGTATGGCACCCGCCTGAACCAGGTAGCCGGCCAGACTGGCCGCTACGTGACCGTGATACCTGGCCGCACGCTCAGCCAGTACCCGGTTTCATCGCTCGATGATTTGCTGCGCTTATTACCGGCCATTGAGATGCAGAGCCGGGGCAATTTCGGTACGCAGGCCGATATTACCCTGCGCGGCTCCACTTTCAACCAAGTGCTGATTCTGCTCGATGGCATGCGGCTGAACGACCCGCTCACGGGGCACTTTGCGGGCTATTTGCCCATCACGCCCGCTGAAATTGAGCAGATTGAAGTGGTACGCGGCCCCGGTGCGGCCCTCTACGGCCCCGATGCCGTGGGCGGCTTCGTGAACATCGTGACCAAAACCTTCGCCGCCACCCACCGGCCCGACGGCGTGGAAGTCGGCGGCACGTTCATGGCTGGTGAGTACGATTTGAAAACCACCAACGCCGGTTTCTACGGCCAGGACAAGGGCCTGCGGCTGGCTGGCGGTATCCTCAACAACACCGCCAGCGGCCAGCTGCTGAACCTGCCCGGCGGCGGGCGCAACGACTTCAAGCTGAACACCTACTCGCTTTCGGGCGCTTATCAAATCAGCCCCAAATTCAGCGCTGCCGCCCGTGCCAGCTTCGACCGGCGCGACTATAACGCTCAGAATTTCTACACGACCAACGCTGGCGACCGCGCCCGCGAAACCACCTCGCGCGACTGGTACCAGGGCCAGCTGCGCTACGATTGGAACGCCCGCGCCCGCACCGAGCTGCAATTGGTGGGCACGTCCAGCACCGACTACTACCTGTACACGCCCACCTCGGCGGCCAGCGACCACCTCATGCACTACCTCAATGTGCAGGGCCAGCATCAGTTGCGCCTGTCGGATAAGGTGCAGTTGACCCTTGGCGGCCAGGCCGACCGCCGCAGCGTGCGCAGCAACGACCGCGGCAACCACGCCGTGTGGCACCAGGGCGCATTTGCCGTGGCCGGCCTCACACCTGCCGCCGGCCTGAGCCTGACCGCCGCCCTGCGCCTCGACCACGACCAGGCCTACGGTACTGAGTTACTGCCCCAGCTCACGGCCAGCCAGCTGCTGGGCGAGAAGCTGACCGTGCGCGCCGCCGTGGGTCGCGCCATCCGGGCAGCCAATTTTACCGAGCAGTACAACTCGGCCATCCGGCCTGGCACGGTGCCCAACGGCTTCAACGTAGGCAATCCCGGCCTGGCCGCCGAGCGTACCTGGAGCTACGAGGGTGGCCTCGATTTCACGGTTTGCCCCGCGCTCACGCTACGCGGCACCTACTTCAACCGCTACGGCCGCAACCTGATTGATTACGTGGCCACGCCCGGCAGCGAAGTGCAGGCCGGCACCGGCTTCACCAATCTCAACCCGGCCAGCACCTACCGCTACGCTCAAAACCTGTTTGCCGTGAGCACGCAGGGCCTCGAATTTGAAGCAAATACCCGGGCTCAACTGGCTCCTGGCCTGCGCCTCGACGGCAGCGTGGGCTACACCTACACCCACCTGAACGTGGACGGCAGCATCGTATCGCAATACCTGAGTAACGTGGCCCGGCAGCTCGTGAGCGGTAATCTGAGCCTGGTGCACCGCCGCTTCACGGCCAGCCTGGGCGGGGTATACAAGCAGCGCGCCGGGGTGCCACCAGTGGGCGACTTCACGCTTTCCTCCGATTACGTGGTCATCAATGGCCGCCTCGATGTGGCCCTGCTGCCCGAGCGCCTGTGGGTGGTGGGCCAGGCCCAGAACCTGTTCGACGCCAAATACTCCGACCTGCTGGGGGCCCAGATGCCCGGTCGCTGGCTGATGGCCGGCGTGCGCCTGGCGCTGCGGCGGTAG